A single genomic interval of Thermoanaerobacter uzonensis DSM 18761 harbors:
- the purB gene encoding adenylosuccinate lyase, protein MRNTYQNPLITRYASKEMAQIFSDDEKFKTWRRLWVALAKSQKELGLNITDEQIKEMEENIDNINYEDAEKFEREFRHDVMAHIHAYGLLCPKAKPIIHLGATSAFVDDNTDIILMDKAFKLIEKKLLKVIKILSEFALKYKDLPTLGYTHFQPAQLTTVGKRACLWIQDLILDLQDLRYRRENIMLRGVKGTTGTQASFMELFGGDEEKVKELDRLVVEKMGYKKSFPVTGQTYTRKYDFMLLSVLSGIAQSAHKFSNDLRLLQHLREIEEPFEEKQIGSSAMAYKRNPMRSERMAALSRYVIVTLLNASITSSAQWFERTLDDSANRRIVIPEMFLATDAILNLYINIASGLKVNKKVIEKNVMKELPFMATEKILMEAVLKGGDRQELHEAIRVYSLKAAEEVKNGEENRLLDYIQNDQRFKLSQEEIKELVDPIKFTGRAVSQTEEYIKEIVNPILADFKEDVEAKVEV, encoded by the coding sequence ATGCGAAATACTTATCAGAATCCGTTAATAACAAGATATGCTAGCAAAGAAATGGCCCAAATCTTCTCTGACGACGAAAAATTTAAAACTTGGCGAAGATTATGGGTAGCCTTGGCAAAAAGCCAAAAAGAATTAGGGCTTAATATTACAGATGAACAGATTAAAGAAATGGAAGAAAATATAGACAACATAAACTATGAAGATGCGGAAAAATTCGAAAGAGAATTTCGACATGATGTTATGGCTCACATACATGCCTATGGTCTTTTGTGCCCTAAAGCAAAACCTATAATTCATTTAGGAGCCACCTCTGCTTTTGTAGATGACAATACAGACATTATTTTGATGGATAAGGCTTTTAAGCTAATTGAAAAGAAGCTTCTTAAAGTAATAAAAATTCTATCCGAATTTGCTTTAAAATATAAAGATTTACCTACTTTAGGTTATACTCACTTTCAACCAGCTCAACTTACTACGGTTGGTAAAAGAGCATGCCTTTGGATACAAGATTTAATTCTCGATTTACAAGATTTAAGATATAGAAGAGAAAACATAATGTTAAGAGGAGTAAAAGGAACCACTGGTACACAAGCAAGTTTTATGGAACTTTTTGGTGGTGATGAAGAAAAAGTAAAAGAGCTAGACAGATTAGTAGTAGAAAAAATGGGATATAAAAAGTCCTTCCCCGTGACAGGGCAAACTTATACGAGAAAATATGACTTTATGCTCTTGTCTGTATTGAGCGGTATTGCTCAAAGTGCTCACAAATTCAGCAATGATCTAAGGCTTTTACAACATTTGAGAGAAATTGAAGAGCCCTTTGAAGAAAAACAAATAGGTTCCTCTGCAATGGCTTATAAAAGAAATCCTATGAGAAGCGAGAGAATGGCAGCTTTAAGTAGGTATGTTATTGTCACACTTTTAAATGCATCTATTACTTCTTCTGCTCAATGGTTTGAAAGAACTTTAGATGATTCAGCTAACAGACGAATTGTAATACCCGAAATGTTCCTTGCCACAGATGCTATATTAAATCTTTATATAAACATTGCGTCTGGTTTAAAAGTAAACAAAAAAGTAATTGAAAAAAATGTGATGAAGGAATTGCCTTTTATGGCTACAGAAAAGATTTTAATGGAAGCTGTGCTTAAAGGTGGGGACAGACAAGAGTTACATGAAGCTATAAGAGTATACTCCTTAAAAGCGGCAGAAGAAGTTAAAAATGGAGAAGAAAATAGGTTGCTAGATTATATACAAAATGACCAAAGATTTAAACTTTCCCAAGAAGAAATTAAAGAATTAGTTGACCCTATAAAATTTACCGGAAGAGCTGTAAGCCAGACTGAAGAATACATTAAGGAAATTGTAAACCCTATTTTAGCAGATTTTAAAGAAGATGTAGAAGCAAAAGTAGAAGTGTAA
- a CDS encoding methionine gamma-lyase family protein, with protein sequence MDTKKFLQNNFHINSKIIEVIEKAEKDCYPVFRKIDKTVEYNQYKVIYHFQKNKLSDIHFNGTTGYGYGDIGRETIEKIYAGIFAAEDALVRPQIVSGTHAIALCLFGNLKPNEELISACGRPYDTLEEVIGIKGEGRGSLKEYGVIYKEIPLLNDGKIDIESVKKAITSKTKMVMIQRSKGYDYRKSLKIEDIEKAISEIKKVKEDVIIFVDNCYGEFTEIKEPTEVGADIIAGSLIKNIGGGIAPTGGYVVGKKGLVENASYRLYAPGIGKEVGPSLDLNRLILQGLFFAPQVVGQALKGAALLAKIMSDLGYEVTPKYDEERTDIVQAIKFKTSKELISFIQGIQMGSPVDSHVIPEPWDMPGYQDKVIMAAGGFIQGSSIELSADAPIREPYIAYVQGGLTYPQVKLAIAIALNNIYK encoded by the coding sequence ATGGACACAAAAAAATTTTTGCAGAACAATTTCCATATAAACTCAAAGATAATCGAAGTTATAGAAAAAGCAGAAAAAGATTGTTATCCTGTATTTAGAAAGATTGATAAGACTGTAGAGTACAATCAGTATAAGGTCATATATCATTTCCAAAAGAACAAATTAAGCGATATTCATTTTAATGGCACAACTGGCTATGGATATGGTGACATCGGGCGAGAGACAATCGAAAAAATATATGCAGGAATATTTGCCGCAGAAGACGCTTTAGTAAGGCCTCAAATCGTATCTGGAACTCATGCTATAGCATTATGTCTATTTGGCAATTTAAAACCAAATGAAGAGCTAATTTCGGCTTGTGGGAGGCCTTATGATACGTTAGAAGAAGTAATAGGGATAAAAGGGGAGGGGAGGGGAAGTTTAAAAGAATACGGAGTTATATATAAAGAAATTCCCCTCCTTAATGATGGAAAAATAGATATAGAAAGTGTAAAAAAAGCAATAACCTCAAAAACTAAAATGGTGATGATTCAACGATCAAAAGGGTATGACTATAGAAAGTCTTTGAAGATAGAAGATATAGAAAAGGCAATTAGTGAAATTAAAAAGGTAAAAGAAGATGTAATTATATTTGTAGATAATTGCTATGGAGAATTTACTGAGATAAAAGAACCAACAGAAGTAGGAGCCGACATTATAGCAGGTTCTCTTATAAAAAACATAGGTGGGGGAATTGCTCCTACAGGTGGATATGTAGTAGGAAAAAAGGGATTAGTTGAAAATGCTTCTTATAGGCTATATGCCCCTGGCATAGGAAAAGAGGTAGGTCCTTCTTTAGATTTAAATAGATTGATTTTACAAGGGTTATTTTTTGCACCTCAAGTGGTAGGACAAGCTTTAAAAGGAGCTGCTCTTTTAGCGAAAATTATGTCAGACTTAGGCTATGAAGTTACTCCAAAATATGACGAAGAGAGAACTGACATAGTTCAAGCTATCAAATTTAAAACTTCTAAAGAGTTGATATCTTTCATCCAGGGAATACAAATGGGATCCCCAGTAGACTCTCATGTAATTCCTGAGCCGTGGGACATGCCAGGATATCAGGATAAAGTCATAATGGCAGCAGGAGGATTTATACAAGGATCTTCTATAGAGTTAAGTGCAGATGCACCTATAAGAGAACCTTATATCGCATACGTGCAAGGTGGTCTTACTTATCCTCAAGTAAAATTGGCAATAGCTATTGCTTTAAATAAT
- the spoVK gene encoding stage V sporulation protein K, with protein MGIWPVFFEGYKIEKKLEDKPKEVTTTVDDKKLQEEALKELNSLIGLNKVKEIIQEIYAFSQLQIKRKKEGLATEPIVLHMIFKGNPGTGKTTVARILGKLLKSIGVLEKGHVVEVERADLVGEYIGHTAHRVRENVKKALGGILFVDEAYSLARGGEKDFGKEAIDTLVKEMEDNRNKFILILAGYKHEMEYFLNTNPGLRSRFPIQIDFPDYTIDELLQIAEVMVENRQYKLTESAKRKLMKILIRDDNSREIGNARLVRNIIERAIRKQAVRVLSKINITKEDLITIDSIDIRED; from the coding sequence ATGGGAATATGGCCAGTTTTCTTTGAAGGATATAAAATAGAAAAAAAGTTAGAAGATAAACCTAAAGAAGTTACAACAACTGTAGATGATAAAAAATTACAAGAAGAAGCTTTAAAAGAGCTAAATTCTTTGATAGGCCTTAATAAAGTGAAAGAAATTATACAAGAAATTTACGCTTTCTCACAACTGCAAATAAAGCGTAAAAAGGAAGGATTAGCCACTGAACCTATAGTATTACATATGATATTTAAAGGTAATCCAGGAACAGGCAAAACTACTGTAGCAAGGATATTAGGAAAACTTTTAAAAAGTATAGGAGTTTTAGAAAAAGGCCATGTAGTTGAAGTAGAGAGAGCTGATCTGGTAGGAGAATACATAGGACATACTGCTCACAGAGTCCGTGAAAATGTAAAAAAAGCTTTGGGAGGAATTTTGTTTGTAGATGAAGCTTATTCTTTGGCAAGGGGTGGAGAAAAAGACTTTGGCAAAGAAGCTATTGATACTCTTGTCAAAGAAATGGAAGATAATAGGAATAAATTTATACTTATATTAGCAGGGTACAAACACGAAATGGAATATTTTTTAAATACCAATCCCGGACTTCGCTCCAGGTTTCCAATCCAGATAGATTTTCCTGATTATACTATAGATGAACTTCTTCAGATTGCGGAAGTCATGGTAGAAAACAGGCAATATAAGCTTACAGAAAGTGCAAAGAGAAAATTAATGAAAATATTGATTCGTGACGACAATTCAAGAGAAATAGGAAACGCGCGCCTTGTAAGGAATATTATAGAAAGAGCAATTAGAAAACAGGCTGTAAGAGTTTTAAGCAAAATAAATATAACCAAAGAAGATTTAATAACAATAGACAGTATAGACATTAGAGAGGACTGA